The Sphingobacteriia bacterium genome window below encodes:
- the tadA gene encoding Flp pilus assembly complex ATPase component TadA translates to MEDFQNYPAVTLAYEYLRKYLERDDIKELVINKPGEVFVETIYGNWERYEDDNLSFENLSFFTHSIASVYDICFDQLRNPLISLSFNHNRLQVVAGRFTYNGFALALRLNKDRKFKPNELEEKTRIGHQELETENDFYDTDDKIGHLKWAIKNKKNLLLAGATGSGKTAWIKRLLAEIDLNERILTVEGVPEIEIPHPNWCRLLYPEGSDPKERMMVKEIFDATLRLRPERIIVGEIRQQNAYGFVRALTNGHPGTVATIHASDPAEAIEAVVEYYSASGDLTAAVGQSIKKRLLKNIYGVATHKRTGDVYSIDFTPTKEILNELTV, encoded by the coding sequence ATGGAAGATTTCCAAAATTACCCTGCGGTAACCCTGGCTTATGAATATTTAAGAAAATATTTAGAGAGAGATGATATTAAGGAACTTGTTATCAATAAACCAGGTGAGGTTTTTGTTGAGACAATTTATGGTAATTGGGAAAGGTACGAAGATGATAATTTATCTTTTGAAAACTTAAGCTTTTTTACGCATAGCATTGCTTCAGTTTATGATATTTGCTTTGATCAATTAAGAAATCCCTTAATCTCATTAAGCTTTAATCATAACCGCTTACAAGTTGTGGCAGGTCGTTTTACTTATAATGGCTTCGCTTTAGCTTTAAGGTTAAATAAAGATAGAAAATTTAAGCCAAATGAATTGGAAGAAAAAACACGCATAGGGCACCAAGAGTTAGAAACTGAAAATGATTTTTATGATACTGACGATAAAATAGGTCATTTAAAATGGGCTATAAAAAATAAAAAGAATTTACTCCTTGCAGGTGCTACAGGAAGCGGAAAAACTGCCTGGATTAAAAGACTCTTAGCAGAAATTGATTTAAACGAAAGAATTCTAACCGTTGAAGGTGTTCCAGAAATTGAAATACCTCACCCAAACTGGTGTCGCCTACTTTATCCTGAAGGAAGTGACCCTAAAGAAAGAATGATGGTTAAAGAAATTTTTGATGCTACTTTAAGGCTTCGTCCTGAGAGAATAATAGTGGGCGAAATTCGTCAACAGAACGCCTATGGCTTTGTCAGAGCTCTGACTAATGGTCATCCGGGCACCGTTGCAACCATACATGCGTCAGACCCAGCGGAGGCGATTGAAGCAGTTGTAGAATATTATAGTGCTAGCGGAGACTTAACAGCAGCAGTTGGACAGAGTATTAAAAAGAGGCTTTTAAAAAATATATATGGGGTTGCAACTCATAAAAGAACTGGCGATGTATATTCAATTGATTTCACACCTACAAAGGAAATTTTGAATGAGCTTACTGTATAA